A window of Dehalogenimonas sp. WBC-2 genomic DNA:
CAGAACTGGAGGCATCGCGGGCGGTGATGGTGTGTTCGCCGCTGATAGCGGTGGGGATATTGAAGGTTTTGGTGAAAGAACCGGTACTGTTGGTGGTGGCGGCGGTGACGCCGGCGATGGCCGTCCCATCCCATTCAAAACTGATTGAAGTGCTTTCGCCGAAGCCTGTGCCGGTTACCGAAATGGAAGAACCGACGGCGCCGGTGCTGGGATTGAGAACTATCTTAGGTGTGACGGTAAACTGTTTTCCTGGGGTATTGGTGGTTGTTGAAATATCCCTGGCGATAATGTTGTGCGCGCCGCGGACAGCGGCAGGGATGATGATGTTGGCATTGATAGACCCGTTGCTATCGGCATTGACCGTAGCCAGGGCGGTGCCATCGCTGTTATTCCAGAAGATGCTGACAGAACCGGATGCCGTAAAACCGCCGCCGGTGAGGGTGATGGTGTCGCCAACTTTGCCGGTGGCTGCGGAGATGGTTGCGATGCCCGGGGTGACGGTCAGGCCGGGGCTGGCGTAAGCGATGTTAAATGATGAATCTCTGGCATAGATGGTATAAAGACTGCGCGGTACTGACGGTACCGTGAATTGGGCGGAGAAGCTGCCGGCAGGGTTTGACGTGGTCTGAACCGCCGGAGTGGAGAGAGATCCGAAATATACTGCCATAATTGAATTGGCGGCGAAACCGTTACCGATGACGCTCACCGTTGTTCCGACGGCAGCGCTGGTGGGCGCTATTGTTAACGATGGCGCGATGGCGAAGCTGCCTGCATTGTAGGCAGTTCCCGTCGCAGGCCGGAGCCAGACTTCATAGGTACCGGTAGGCAGCGCCGGAACTTGAACGCTGGCGCTTATGACGCCTGTGCCGCTTGAAGTTACGCTGCCCGCGCTTGCCCGGTCAGTGCCTGATTGGGCGAAATAAACGGTATAGGCGGTACTGTTGGCTACCCCGGTCTGGGATATGCTTAATGCCGAACCGACGATACCTGATGGTGGGCTGACTGTTGCCGACACCGGCGCCGCTGTAGCGGTCAGAGCCAGCGCGGCCAGCAGCATCACCGGCAAGGCGCGGAGCAACGCTCTAAATCTGGTTTCCAATTTTTAAATCCTCCTGATTTATTCTGCACGCAGTATATGTCAAAATCGTGGTCATTATAGCACAGGAAATACCCTGAGTTTCCAGCGGCGGACACTATTACGATAGTAATACGGCTGCCTTTTATATTATAACGCATGAAAGAAGCCATAAGATAGGAGCAAAATCAGTATCCGTTAAATGCCGGAGCAAAGAAGTGAAAAAAAATTTCAAATGCCGCCGGGCTGCTATATTGCAAAGCCTACAATTTCGCTCCCCCGACACCGCTGGGATAAACAGGGCGAACTTTGGTTTTTGGCGGCGCATGGCGGATTTGTTTTGTCTTTTCATAAAACACTAAAATCAACTAAAACAACCTCCCTTTTTACGATTGAAAGTGGTGAAAACAACCGGTTGTTTTCAGTTGAAACAAATAAATCAAAGGAATCAAATACCCTTTTTAACAACTAAATAAACAGAGAACATATGTTAACACAGGAGTGGTGGGGTGTCAATGGGGTTTTGGAACTTTTTTGGGGTTTATTTTCTACCACCCGCCCACTGACTCACCGTCTGTGCCTCAAATCCGCAACTCAATGATCAAAGGAAAACTGAGATTGTTTTGCCACAGGGCTGACAATGACGACGTAAGAGCAGAAATGACGGAGTAAGGGCACAAGAAAAGTTGAGATGCAATTGAGGTGAGAGTGCCGGTTTTTATATTCCAGGTGGCAACGTTGCGGCTAGTTATTGTAATGCGGCGGTTAAATCCAGGTAATTAGTGCTAGTAATTTAGGAATTAACAGGGCATTATTGACATCGCTCATGCGACATTGTAATATCAACACTAAGGATTGACGAGGATAGCCGTTGACACCGGTACAGGTGTACTATGAAAATGGTACTGGTGGTACTGGCAGAATAAACTAAAATACCATTGACTATGTTTAAGCAGTACCCCTATAATTAGTTTAACTGTCCGGAAATATTAACATAATTCGGAGAGAGAGTCTACAAACGGAAAGGTGGTGACAAACAGATGAAGTTTCTAAATCTAAAGAAGTTCCGCAAAGGCCAGAAAGGCTTTACCCTGATCGAGCTTTTGATGGTCATTGCCATCCTGGGCGTCATCGCCGCCGTCGCGGTACCCAATATCATCAAATTCATTGGTAGTGGCGAGACTGAAGCGCAAAATGCAGAGCGCCATAACGTAGTTGTAGCTTTAACTGCAGCTATGGTAGAAGCCAATGTATCCACGTTAACTGCAGGAACTATTAGCAGTGCCGCCGATTATGAGGTGGCTGACGGCATTACTGTCGGTAGCTATATAGTAGGTGGTTACCAAGCCTTGGCTTATTCTTGGGATATCGGCGTTAATGGGTCTGTATCATTAACTGCTGAAGATTCATAAGAGATCATTTATAAATCAAGTAAAGAAGAACCTCCGCAAGGGGGTTCTTCGGTTTTATTGCGCAAAGAATTGAACACCGCATCGAAACGCACTATGCTTGTGCCATGCCACGGAGTTCTACAAGGAATTGAAAGTACTTAAATCCCAATATAGTGGGCTGGTAATCCTCATCGGCCTGTTTCTGTCCATGCACCTAGCCGTCATTGCCAACCCCGATGCTCTCGTTTTCGATGAAAAGTACTATGTTG
This region includes:
- a CDS encoding hypothetical protein (large repetitive protein) → METRFRALLRALPVMLLAALALTATAAPVSATVSPPSGIVGSALSISQTGVANSTAYTVYFAQSGTDRASAGSVTSSGTGVISASVQVPALPTGTYEVWLRPATGTAYNAGSFAIAPSLTIAPTSAAVGTTVSVIGNGFAANSIMAVYFGSLSTPAVQTTSNPAGSFSAQFTVPSVPRSLYTIYARDSSFNIAYASPGLTVTPGIATISAATGKVGDTITLTGGGFTASGSVSIFWNNSDGTALATVNADSNGSINANIIIPAAVRGAHNIIARDISTTTNTPGKQFTVTPKIVLNPSTGAVGSSISVTGTGFGESTSISFEWDGTAIAGVTAATTNSTGSFTKTFNIPTAISGEHTITARDASSSAEAVYTLAAKITLTPTSGTSGIQVSLSGSGFHPGVTITITYDNTVLSTAPGNIVSLANGTFSASFTVPGGVAGNHTVTASDGLGNTATSSFTSTLSADISPVTSTASPGNVGQDLTITGIGFLPNAAITVKFGNDTVGSATSSATGAFTVTFKVPAVTAGSYTINVTDGANSRPFTFVMEGVAPAAPVLTLPSNIEKPKQPIVYEWGAVTDPSGVTYTLEVGNDSTFGTVFMQKTGLTTTSYTATDAEKLPSVSKDAPYYWRVFATDGAGNVGAASTPQTFTVGFSFADFFGAIPVWAWAVIGVFVVVIIGGLIYYFYRRGATY
- the pilA gene encoding PilA (type IV pilin); protein product: MKFLNLKKFRKGQKGFTLIELLMVIAILGVIAAVAVPNIIKFIGSGETEAQNAERHNVVVALTAAMVEANVSTLTAGTISSAADYEVADGITVGSYIVGGYQALAYSWDIGVNGSVSLTAEDS